The following are encoded together in the Bacteroidales bacterium genome:
- a CDS encoding gliding motility-associated C-terminal domain-containing protein: MKTKVAYKLMEVLGVLCFLFIFNNLLFAQGGNNCITAALSPITIPFSAVSQTVTGKINDYNSGNITLFTNFPATYVAGEDYLYYFTASITGTIIINVSNISVGNRASLLVYKDCPNIGTCIASSYDNNFAGAIVLTANIKQGSNYYIMLDGKGGYNYNISVNYINIQPACTNMDFEAGNFTGWTGTNGRIGEGQITDKYPNYIGISVNTSPPQLNIVNSGTDACGGFPKVCPGGTYSAMIGDGQSPNYHGAQLIQSFQVTPSNSAFFYKYAMVVQDAGHPKYEQPYIRINMYDENGDTITCGQYLVIGGPSIPDFYPASCGANIYYRPWTTVTTDLSAYIGQTVTVIFTQADCSLGGHWSYAYIDCSCNTFSITESKLDSCSPVTLSVPSGFSSYHWSPGGQTTQSITVTSSGNYCCDLISVSGCILNLCKNVVIRPYPVINANTPSICNGSSTTLSVSGTNSYTWSNSSTATTITVTPTVTTTYTITGMATTGCTTTYNAVVNVVQPNVVLSPTGSSICLGYSGNITVSGALTYTWNTLQNGTSINVTPNVTTTYYVTGTDASGCTNTAKMTVVVNPNPVISASGAVICRGSSTTISASGGNNYIWSNSQTSQSIIVNPTSTTTYFVTGTDLNGCSNTAQAVVTVNANPVISANGATICNGSSTTISASGSNNYIWNNGLTTQSIIINPTSTTTYFVTGTDLNGCSNTAQAVVTVNANPVISASGVTICNGSSATISASGGNNYIWSNSQTSQSIIVNPTSTTTYFVTGANLNGCFSSAQAIITVNPNPVISATGIVICRGNSATISASDGNNYIWSNGLTTQSIIINPTSTTNYFVTGTDLNGCSNTAQAVVTVNANPVISANGATICNGSSTTISASGSNNYIWNNGLTTQSIIINPTSTTTYFVAGTDLNGCSNTAQAVVTVNANPVISASGVTICNGSSATISASGGNNYIWSNSQTGQSIIVNPTATTNYFVTGIDANGCSNTAQAVVFINSNPSTSNVSVGTCKGNNVNVSISVSNGGGSYAFRWQPTVGIDYPDSQNVFASPTVSTSYTVSISDQNGCKTLSHVYINIYTLPKIAISDQFLCFGRNVTLNPIVSEGTPPYTFYWTPNNGLSSTSNQNVVANPTISTTYTLVVQDSKSCMGLNHVSIKVNSELKSWISNTVNATCGNSNGSATVVASGGTPYTSGGIHYNYKWNTPNSGTFPTVNNLLAGTYTATITDSLGCTSNSQVALTNTPPVLLSTNTTSSDCGNPSGSATVIASGGTPPFTYLWNTSPQKTTTTITNLVPGIYEITVTDSKGCQAVKNVIVADSNKLKLSFTSTSENCDRRNGTATVIPSGESVYSYLWNNGETENMISNLSHNKYTVTVTSGTCIIKGSVTINNIPGPEADFTFSPSILDIETTTIADFMDLSRPGGNPIIKWYWNFGDNNNSPVQNPSHNYTNIGTYTIYLVVTDKKGCVDTAIKNIIYKDIYTVYIPNAFSPNDDGLNDVFGPKGNKIDTKEGFLMIIYNRWGEIIYKTNDYFKPWNGRFQYDGEIVQIGTYAYKIQVKELDGPSYEFIGRVSVIR; this comes from the coding sequence ATGAAGACGAAAGTTGCATACAAGTTAATGGAAGTGCTTGGAGTACTTTGTTTTCTTTTTATTTTCAATAACTTACTGTTTGCACAGGGAGGAAATAATTGTATAACCGCCGCCTTAAGTCCAATAACTATTCCATTTTCAGCTGTTAGTCAAACAGTTACAGGTAAAATAAATGATTATAACTCAGGTAATATAACTCTTTTTACTAACTTTCCGGCTACTTATGTAGCTGGTGAAGATTATTTGTATTATTTTACTGCTTCAATAACTGGTACAATAATAATAAATGTATCAAACATTTCGGTTGGAAACAGGGCGTCTTTACTTGTATATAAGGATTGTCCGAATATAGGAACCTGCATTGCTTCATCTTATGACAATAATTTTGCCGGAGCAATAGTGTTAACTGCAAACATTAAGCAAGGAAGTAATTATTATATTATGCTTGATGGAAAAGGTGGCTACAATTATAATATCTCTGTTAATTATATAAATATTCAACCTGCATGCACCAATATGGACTTTGAAGCGGGCAATTTCACTGGATGGACAGGTACAAACGGACGCATCGGTGAAGGACAGATTACAGATAAATATCCAAATTATATCGGAATATCAGTCAATACATCCCCACCTCAGTTAAATATAGTGAACAGCGGAACAGATGCGTGCGGCGGCTTTCCAAAGGTTTGTCCGGGAGGAACATATTCTGCAATGATTGGAGACGGTCAATCACCAAATTATCATGGTGCACAATTAATCCAATCGTTTCAAGTAACACCTTCCAACAGTGCATTTTTTTATAAATACGCAATGGTGGTTCAGGATGCAGGACACCCAAAATATGAACAACCATACATCAGAATAAACATGTATGATGAAAATGGTGATACTATTACATGTGGTCAATATCTTGTTATCGGCGGACCAAGTATTCCTGATTTTTATCCTGCCAGTTGTGGTGCCAATATTTATTATAGACCATGGACAACTGTTACAACTGACCTCTCAGCATATATTGGTCAAACTGTAACAGTAATTTTTACACAGGCAGATTGCTCATTAGGAGGCCACTGGTCTTATGCTTATATTGACTGTTCCTGCAATACATTCAGCATAACCGAAAGCAAACTTGATTCATGCAGTCCTGTAACTTTATCTGTTCCTTCCGGTTTTTCTTCATATCATTGGTCTCCAGGAGGACAAACGACTCAAAGTATTACCGTTACTTCTTCAGGTAATTATTGCTGTGATTTGATTTCTGTCAGTGGTTGCATTTTGAATTTATGTAAAAATGTAGTTATAAGACCTTATCCGGTTATTAATGCAAACACACCATCTATTTGTAACGGAAGCTCAACAACTTTAAGTGTTTCAGGAACTAATTCTTATACTTGGAGCAACTCATCAACCGCTACTACGATAACAGTTACTCCTACTGTTACAACTACATATACAATTACCGGAATGGCAACTACGGGATGTACCACTACTTATAATGCGGTGGTAAATGTGGTGCAACCAAATGTTGTATTGAGTCCAACCGGCAGTTCTATATGCTTAGGATACTCTGGAAACATTACTGTATCCGGAGCGTTAACTTATACATGGAATACTTTACAAAATGGAACATCTATAAACGTAACACCTAACGTAACTACAACTTATTATGTTACAGGTACAGATGCAAGCGGATGCACTAATACAGCTAAAATGACAGTGGTTGTAAATCCTAATCCTGTGATTTCCGCATCAGGTGCTGTTATTTGCAGAGGAAGTTCAACAACAATAAGTGCAAGCGGTGGTAATAATTACATCTGGAGTAACAGTCAAACATCGCAATCAATTATTGTTAATCCGACTTCAACAACAACATATTTTGTAACAGGAACTGATTTGAATGGGTGTTCCAATACTGCTCAGGCAGTTGTAACAGTCAATGCTAATCCTGTAATTTCTGCAAATGGTGCCACCATCTGTAATGGAAGTTCAACAACAATTTCTGCAAGCGGTAGTAATAATTACATCTGGAATAACGGTCTGACAACGCAATCAATTATTATTAATCCGACTTCAACAACAACATATTTTGTAACAGGAACTGATTTGAATGGTTGTTCCAATACTGCTCAGGCAGTTGTAACAGTGAATGCTAATCCTGTAATTTCTGCAAGTGGTGTTACTATCTGTAATGGAAGTTCAGCAACAATTTCTGCAAGCGGTGGTAATAATTACATCTGGAGTAACAGTCAAACATCGCAATCAATTATTGTTAATCCGACTTCAACAACAACATATTTTGTAACAGGAGCTAATCTGAATGGATGTTTTAGTTCAGCTCAGGCAATAATTACAGTTAATCCTAATCCCGTGATTTCTGCAACCGGTATTGTTATTTGTAGAGGAAATTCCGCAACAATAAGTGCAAGCGATGGTAATAATTACATCTGGAGTAACGGTCTGACAACGCAATCAATTATTATTAATCCGACTTCAACAACAAATTATTTTGTAACAGGAACTGATTTGAATGGGTGTTCCAATACTGCTCAGGCAGTTGTAACAGTCAATGCTAATCCTGTAATTTCTGCAAATGGTGCCACCATCTGTAATGGAAGTTCAACAACAATTTCTGCAAGCGGCAGTAATAATTACATCTGGAATAACGGTCTGACAACGCAATCAATTATTATTAATCCGACTTCAACGACAACATATTTTGTAGCAGGAACTGATTTGAATGGGTGTTCCAATACTGCTCAGGCAGTTGTAACAGTGAATGCTAATCCTGTAATTTCTGCAAGTGGTGTCACTATCTGTAATGGAAGTTCAGCAACAATTTCTGCAAGCGGTGGTAATAATTACATCTGGAGCAACAGTCAGACAGGACAGTCAATAATTGTTAATCCAACTGCAACAACAAATTATTTTGTAACTGGAATTGATGCTAACGGTTGTTCCAATACTGCTCAGGCAGTTGTTTTTATAAACAGTAATCCTAGTACTTCAAATGTTTCAGTTGGAACCTGTAAAGGAAATAATGTAAATGTATCTATAAGTGTGAGTAATGGTGGTGGTTCATATGCTTTCAGATGGCAGCCCACTGTTGGCATAGATTATCCGGATAGCCAAAATGTATTTGCCAGCCCAACTGTCTCAACAAGTTATACAGTATCAATTTCAGATCAAAACGGCTGTAAAACCTTATCGCATGTATATATAAATATTTACACTTTGCCAAAAATAGCAATAAGCGACCAGTTTCTTTGTTTTGGAAGAAATGTTACTTTAAATCCTATTGTGAGTGAGGGAACTCCTCCATACACATTTTACTGGACACCAAATAATGGGTTAAGTTCAACATCAAACCAAAATGTAGTTGCCAACCCTACAATTTCTACAACCTATACATTAGTAGTACAAGACAGTAAGAGTTGCATGGGTTTAAATCATGTATCGATAAAAGTAAATTCCGAACTAAAATCGTGGATATCCAATACAGTAAATGCTACCTGTGGAAATTCCAATGGTTCTGCAACAGTAGTTGCATCAGGAGGAACACCATATACAAGCGGTGGTATTCACTATAATTACAAATGGAATACTCCCAATTCAGGAACATTTCCTACAGTTAATAATCTTCTTGCAGGAACTTACACAGCAACTATTACCGACTCATTAGGATGTACCAGCAATTCACAAGTTGCATTGACAAATACTCCTCCTGTATTATTAAGTACAAATACAACATCTTCCGATTGTGGCAATCCAAGCGGCAGTGCAACTGTTATTGCCTCAGGCGGAACTCCACCTTTTACATATTTATGGAATACTTCTCCTCAAAAAACAACCACCACAATAACTAACCTTGTACCGGGTATATATGAAATAACCGTTACTGATTCCAAAGGATGTCAAGCTGTAAAAAATGTAATAGTAGCCGATTCAAATAAATTAAAATTATCATTTACATCAACATCCGAAAATTGCGACAGAAGGAATGGAACAGCTACAGTAATACCTTCCGGTGAAAGTGTTTATTCATATCTGTGGAATAACGGAGAAACTGAAAATATGATTTCAAATCTTTCACATAATAAATATACAGTTACAGTAACAAGCGGAACATGCATAATTAAAGGTTCAGTTACAATAAACAATATACCTGGACCTGAAGCCGATTTCACTTTCAGTCCATCCATACTTGATATAGAAACTACTACAATAGCCGATTTTATGGATTTATCCAGACCAGGCGGTAATCCAATAATAAAATGGTATTGGAATTTCGGTGACAACAATAATTCTCCTGTTCAGAACCCGTCACATAATTATACTAATATAGGAACTTACACTATTTATCTGGTCGTAACCGATAAAAAAGGATGTGTTGATACAGCAATAAAAAATATTATTTATAAAGATATTTATACAGTTTACATTCCGAATGCATTCAGTCCTAATGATGATGGATTGAATGATGTTTTTGGTCCAAAGGGAAATAAGATAGATACAAAAGAAGGATTCCTTATGATTATATACAACCGATGGGGTGAAATAATTTACAAAACAAACGATTACTTCAAACCATGGAACGGCAGATTTCAATATGATGGAGAAATAGTTCAAATAGGAACTTATGCATATAAAATACAAGTTAAAGAACTAGATGGTCCATCTTATGAATTCATCGGTAGGGTAAGTGTGATAAGATAA